A genomic stretch from Bordetella sp. N includes:
- a CDS encoding glycine zipper 2TM domain-containing protein: MKNPIRRTCAVALLALTMTGCSTWDGMSHRQKSTVTGAGIGGVAGAVITNGGVLGTVGGAAIGGVIGNQVGK; encoded by the coding sequence ATGAAAAACCCCATACGTAGAACCTGCGCCGTGGCCTTGTTGGCGTTGACCATGACGGGCTGCTCCACCTGGGATGGCATGAGCCATCGGCAGAAGTCGACGGTGACCGGCGCGGGCATAGGCGGTGTCGCGGGTGCCGTGATCACCAACGGCGGCGTCCTCGGCACCGTAGGCGGCGCCGCGATCGGCGGCGTCATCGGCAACCAGGTCGGCAAGTAG
- the ettA gene encoding energy-dependent translational throttle protein EttA — translation MAQYVYSMHRVGKIVPPKRQILRDISLSFFPGAKIGVLGLNGSGKSTLLKIMAGVDKEIEGEATPQPGLNIGYLPQEPQLNPEHTVREAVEEGLGAVATARKRLDEVYSAYAEPDADFDKLAAEQAELEAIIAAAASSGADDIEHQMEIAADALRLPPWDAKVDKLSGGEKRRVALCRLLLSKPDMLLLDEPTNHLDAESVEWLEQFLQKFPGTVVGVTHDRYFLDNAAEWILELDRGHGIPWKGNYSSWLEQKEDRLKQEESSESARQKTIKKELEWVRQNPKGRQAKAKARLARFEELSSYEYQKRNETQEIFIPVGERLGNEVIEFKNVSKAYGDRLLIDNLSFRVPAGAIVGIIGPNGAGKSTLFRMIAGREQPDSGEVVMGQTVKLAYVDQSRDALEDGKTVFDAVADGADILTVGKFEMGSRAYLGRFNFKGGDQNKVVGQLSGGERGRLHMAKTLIAGGNVLLLDEPSNDLDVETLRALEDALLEFPGSVLVISHDRWFLDRIATHILAFEGDSEVVFFDGNYQEYEEDKKRRLGEEGAKPKRLRYKALK, via the coding sequence ATGGCCCAATACGTCTACTCCATGCATCGCGTGGGCAAGATCGTGCCGCCCAAGCGGCAGATCCTTCGCGATATTTCACTGTCGTTTTTCCCTGGCGCCAAAATCGGCGTGCTTGGCCTGAACGGGTCCGGCAAATCGACCCTGTTGAAGATCATGGCCGGCGTCGACAAGGAAATCGAGGGCGAAGCCACGCCGCAGCCCGGCTTGAACATCGGTTACCTGCCGCAGGAGCCGCAGCTCAACCCCGAGCACACCGTGCGTGAAGCCGTGGAAGAAGGGCTGGGCGCGGTGGCCACTGCCCGCAAGCGCCTGGACGAGGTGTATTCGGCCTATGCCGAGCCGGACGCCGACTTCGACAAGCTGGCCGCCGAGCAGGCCGAGCTGGAAGCCATCATCGCCGCGGCCGCTTCCAGTGGCGCCGACGACATCGAGCACCAGATGGAAATCGCGGCCGATGCGCTGCGTCTGCCGCCCTGGGACGCCAAGGTCGACAAGTTGTCCGGGGGTGAAAAGCGCCGGGTGGCCTTGTGCCGTCTGTTGCTGTCCAAGCCCGACATGCTGTTGCTGGACGAGCCCACCAACCACTTGGACGCCGAAAGCGTGGAGTGGCTGGAGCAGTTCCTGCAGAAATTTCCGGGCACCGTGGTCGGCGTGACCCACGATCGCTACTTCCTCGACAACGCCGCCGAATGGATCCTGGAACTGGACCGTGGCCATGGCATTCCGTGGAAGGGCAACTACAGCTCGTGGCTGGAGCAGAAGGAAGATCGCCTGAAGCAGGAAGAGTCGTCCGAGTCCGCGCGCCAGAAGACCATCAAGAAGGAACTGGAGTGGGTGCGCCAGAACCCCAAGGGCCGTCAGGCCAAGGCCAAGGCGCGTCTGGCCCGTTTTGAGGAACTGTCCTCGTACGAATACCAGAAGCGCAACGAAACCCAGGAAATCTTCATTCCCGTGGGCGAGCGCCTGGGCAATGAAGTCATCGAGTTCAAGAACGTCAGCAAGGCTTATGGCGATCGTCTGTTGATCGACAACCTGAGCTTCCGTGTGCCGGCGGGCGCCATTGTCGGCATCATCGGTCCCAACGGTGCGGGTAAGTCGACCCTGTTCCGCATGATCGCCGGTCGCGAGCAGCCGGATTCGGGTGAAGTGGTGATGGGCCAGACCGTGAAGCTGGCTTATGTCGACCAGTCGCGCGATGCCTTGGAAGATGGCAAGACGGTGTTCGACGCGGTGGCCGATGGGGCCGACATCCTGACGGTCGGCAAGTTTGAAATGGGCTCGCGTGCGTATCTGGGCCGCTTCAATTTCAAGGGTGGCGATCAGAACAAGGTGGTGGGTCAGTTGTCGGGCGGTGAGCGTGGCCGTTTGCACATGGCCAAGACGCTTATCGCCGGCGGCAACGTTCTGCTGCTGGACGAACCGTCCAACGACCTTGACGTCGAAACCCTGCGGGCCTTGGAAGATGCGCTGCTGGAGTTCCCGGGCAGCGTGCTGGTGATCAGCCATGATCGCTGGTTCCTGGACCGTATCGCCACCCACATCCTGGCCTTCGAAGGCGATTCAGAAGTGGTGTTCTTCGATGGTAATTACCAGGAATATGAAGAAGACAAGAAGCGTCGTTTGGGCGAAGAGGGCGCCAAGCCCAAGCGCCTCCGCTACAAGGCATTGAAATAG
- a CDS encoding ABC transporter substrate-binding protein: MLLKAAGTLLAAALLAASPAHAQMKVGVITSSTGPTAMVGIPQKNTVPLLPAKLGDLTVDYVTLDDASDPAQSVAAVHKLIDEQHVDAIIGPPGTPNTLAMIPFAAEAGVPLLAPVGSAAVVQPMDAQKKWVFKTTQNDDIIAQALVGHMVANGIKTVGFIGLSDAYGENWFKVFSALAADHGLRIVAQERYQRNDSSVTGQALKVLSARPDAVLVAATGAAAVLPQVTLVDKGYKGHFYQTHGAALPDFLKLGGKKVEGTVLAASLMLVLPEMPDTHPSKAVAQRYIDAYEQRYKALPATFGANVYDAGLLLQQAVPLAERAGKPGSPAFRAALRDALEQTHGLVGTQGVYNMTPQDHSGFDNRGRELIVVRDGAWKRLP; encoded by the coding sequence ATGTTGTTGAAAGCCGCCGGCACGCTGTTGGCCGCCGCTCTGCTGGCCGCCAGCCCCGCCCACGCCCAGATGAAAGTCGGGGTGATCACCTCGTCGACCGGGCCCACCGCCATGGTCGGCATCCCGCAGAAGAACACCGTGCCGCTGTTGCCCGCCAAGCTGGGCGACCTGACGGTGGACTACGTCACCCTCGATGACGCCAGCGACCCCGCGCAGTCCGTCGCGGCCGTACACAAGCTGATCGATGAGCAGCACGTCGACGCCATCATCGGACCACCTGGCACGCCCAACACCCTGGCCATGATCCCCTTCGCCGCCGAGGCCGGCGTGCCCCTGCTGGCGCCGGTGGGCTCCGCGGCCGTGGTGCAGCCCATGGACGCGCAGAAGAAATGGGTCTTCAAGACCACCCAGAACGACGACATCATCGCGCAGGCCCTGGTCGGCCACATGGTGGCCAACGGCATCAAGACCGTGGGTTTCATCGGCTTGAGCGATGCGTATGGCGAAAACTGGTTCAAGGTGTTCAGCGCGCTTGCCGCCGACCACGGGCTGCGCATCGTGGCCCAGGAGCGCTACCAGCGCAACGACAGTTCGGTCACCGGCCAGGCCCTCAAGGTGCTCTCCGCGCGGCCGGACGCCGTGCTCGTCGCGGCCACCGGCGCGGCCGCCGTGCTGCCCCAGGTGACGCTGGTCGACAAGGGCTACAAAGGGCATTTCTATCAGACGCATGGCGCCGCCCTGCCCGATTTCCTCAAGCTGGGCGGCAAGAAGGTGGAAGGCACCGTGCTGGCCGCAAGCCTGATGCTGGTTTTGCCGGAGATGCCCGACACGCACCCATCGAAGGCTGTCGCCCAGCGCTATATCGACGCTTACGAGCAGCGCTACAAGGCCCTCCCCGCCACCTTCGGCGCCAATGTCTACGACGCCGGCCTGCTGTTGCAGCAGGCGGTACCGCTGGCCGAGCGCGCGGGCAAGCCGGGCAGCCCGGCCTTCCGCGCCGCCTTGCGCGATGCGCTGGAGCAGACCCATGGTCTGGTCGGCACCCAGGGCGTGTACAACATGACGCCGCAAGACCATAGCGGCTTCGACAATCGCGGGCGCGAGCTCATCGTCGTGCGCGACGGCGCCTGGAAACGGCTTCCGTGA